The Saccharomycodes ludwigii strain NBRC 1722 chromosome II, whole genome shotgun sequence genome window below encodes:
- the BUD6 gene encoding formin-mediated actin nucleation enhancer (similar to Saccharomyces cerevisiae YLR319C | BUD6 | BUD site selection) has product MSEEQSTSERPRRRHHHHHHHHHTEKTGNSSGSSTTNLTEGNSSRIPSVTSLQTTQENGTSSRVVSSISNNSAISSSSGYKTANSIESSVTKLIISTKQLLQKLTAWTRGQESQKNISDAYVQLGNDFQIVVKYFLHAGIDMSDMRNVPKELRAILEKALREKPSPEALDKYWPDIKDIIESLLTNIKVKRNLLKNMEEDKKRSISSTSVTNIGNGTHSAIPPAIPPAIPPAIPPAQSTGRRVSKTNTTALSEHQQQQQQQQQQQQQQQQQQQQQQQQQQQPQQQQQQYLSPETNRSPGTSGKKDILSSPVLSPEGVRESEISVGKDSLKKNATVTNEPKNNLTVPSQNMEHTTDDYGSSDESQALQQLKKGDTIQRRASKRFSAYHLAKLTSQNAPPTPSPHRPISTFSDDGTDNKNSVNKSIMVDNAPASNTDFVETNNSNNVRNSRILSASVGTSNQYSQKRRNSRLDPDRASLSSFNSTNNSSSTVVPSTNVDNEGRNGRMSSVGSNTKHKLITIFLKLNSQTKKCDATYPLTMSSIRLLFTEKFTYRYKSPSQFPDIIYVKDPAYPHISYELEDNDICKISDGFVLEIEDKGPRDGASANIDVSLKEKVDAEQKTTSISSPLAHHSPSTSSLQPSETISNTGFEHLENKLIQQQKEFLSKLQAMVTETTHSLQQQQQQHTLPATSSSVLPLDFTTPQSQSVTDVGTSNSNGKLSEAVAADLKRDLRVLKQLHSDNKLKTETVVANLSSQLTKFKNLASSANTTLDITKNNNNKDIKERIYLENSQGKLSRMSDDLLTKVDNLQDTIELLRKDVAVRGSLPVNKRLEDVSSDLKVAMANLKDMEEFVNLEKPRWKMIWERELDKVCEEQQFLNLQEDLGFDLREDLKRCSETFELVKLCCEEQLKNPSIKKKPKPVLLPIAKPGTFNNIRDAVLEEVQSLKPDHDSRVQAIEKSEKLRVKEKEYLIRDEFQDELGNFVEAGNLNKSGGIEELEKMRREKDERNLKFMLQKNGF; this is encoded by the coding sequence atgTCTGAAGAACAATCAACAAGTGAACGTCCTCGTCgtcgtcatcatcatcatcatcaccacCATCATACTGAAAAAACAGGTAACAGCAGCGGCAGTAGCACTACTAATCTAACTGAGGGCAACAGTAGTCGTATTCCATCTGTTACCAGTTTACAAACTACTCAGGAAAATGGCACTAGTAGCAGAGTCGTATCTTctattagtaataatagcGCAATAAGCAGTAGTAGCGGTTATAAAACAGCAAATAGTATTGAAAGTAGTGTTACCAAGTTAATTATCTCTACAAAACAGTTATTGCAAAAATTAACTGCGTGGACTAGAGGTCAGGaatcacaaaaaaatatttcagATGCCTATGTTCAACTAGGAAATGATTTTCAAATTGTGGTAAAGTATTTTTTACATGCTGGAATTGATATGAGCGATATGCGAAATGTTCCCAAAGAATTGCGTGCCATCTTAGAAAAAGCTTTGAGAGAGAAACCATCGCCAGAGGCTTTAGACAAGTATTGGCCGGATATTAAGGATATTATTGAGAGCCTATTGACCAATATTAAggtaaaaagaaatttattgaaaaatatggaggaagacaaaaaaagatcGATTTCTTCTACCTCTGTCACCAACATTGGTAATGGCACGCATTCTGCTATTCCTCCTGCTATTCCTCCTGCCATTCCTCCTGCCATTCCTCCTGCCCAGAGTACTGGGAGGAGAGTAAGTAAAACAAATACAACTGCCCTGAGTGAGCatcagcagcagcagcagcaacaacaacaacaacaacaacaacaacaacaacaacaacagcaacaacagcaacaacagcaacagccacaacaacagcaacaacagtaTTTATCACCGGAAACAAACCGATCACCAGGGACCTCTGGTAAAAAGGATATTTTATCCAGTCCTGTATTGTCTCCGGAAGGTGTTAGGGAAAGTGAAATAAGTGTCGGAAAAGAttccttaaaaaaaaatgcaacTGTTACTAATGAGCCTAAAAATAACTTAACGGTTCCTTCTCAAAATATGGAACATACTACTGATGATTATGGCAGTAGCGATGAAAGTCAAGCATTGCAACAGTTAAAAAAGGGAGACACCATTCAAAGAAGAGCTTCCAAGAGATTTTCTGCTTATCATTTGGCTAAATTGACCTCTCAAAATGCACCACCGACACCATCACCACATCGTCCAATCTCTACCTTTTCAGATGATGGAActgacaataaaaatagtgtTAATAAGTCTATTATGGTTGATAATGCACCAGCTTCCAACACGGATTTTGTTGaaactaataatagcaacaaTGTTAGGAATTCTAGGATTCTCAGCGCATCTGTAGGTACTAGTAACCAATATTCtcagaaaagaagaaattcCAGACTAGACCCCGATAGGGCCTCCTTATCTTCATTCAACTCTACGAATAATTCCTCATCTACAGTTGTTCCGTCAACGAATGTTGATAATGAGGGGAGGAACGGTAGAATGAGTAGCGTTGGTAGCAATACAAAACACAAATTAATTactatatttttgaaactaAATTCGCAAACTAAAAAATGCGACGCTACATACCCACTAACCATGAGTTCTATTCGGCTATTATTCACTGAAAAATTCACATATAGATATAAGTCACCATCGCAATTCCCCGATATCATTTACGTGAAGGATCCTGCCTATCCTCATATATCTTATGAATTAGAGGACAATGatatttgtaaaatatcGGACGGATTTGTGTTAGAAATTGAGGATAAAGGTCCTCGCGATGGAGCATCCGCTAATATAGATGTCTCATTGAAGGAAAAGGTTGATGCCGAACAAAAAACAACCTCTATTTCTTCTCCCCTTGCTCATCACTCTCCTTCCACGTCTTCTCTCCAGCCATCTGAAACTATTTCTAATACCGGCTTTGAGcatttggaaaataaattgatcCAGCAgcaaaaagaatttttgaGTAAACTACAAGCTATGGTGACAGAAACCACACATTCCTTacaacagcagcaacaacaacatacATTGCCAGCCACATCTTCATCGGTGTTGCCCTTAGATTTTACTACACCACAATCCCAATCTGTTACTGATGTTGGTACGAGTAATTCCAATGGTAAACTTTCTGAGGCCGTTGCTGCTGATTTGAAAAGGGACTTAAGGGTTCTAAAACAATTGCACTCagataataaattgaaaacgGAAACTGTGGTGGCAAATTTATCCTCTCAATTAACCAAGTTCAAGAATTTGGCGTCATCTGCAAATACGACATTGGATATTACTaagaacaataataacaaagatattaaggaaagaatatatttggaaaattcGCAAGGGAAATTGTCTAGGATGTCAGACGATTTATTAACTAAAGTGGACAATTTGCAAGACACTATTGAGTTGCTACGGAAGGATGTGGCTGTTAGAGGATCATTGCCTGTGAACAAAAGATTAGAAGATGTTTCGAGCGATTTAAAAGTTGCGATGGCTAACTTGAAAGATATGGAAGAATTTGTTAATTTAGAAAAGCCACGTTGGAAAATGATCTGGGAACGTGAATTGGATAAAGTTTGCGAAGAACAACAATTTCTGAATTTACAGGAAGATTTGGGTTTTGATTTGAGGGAGGATTTGAAGAGATGTAGTGAGACTTTCGAATTGGTAAAATTGTGTTGTGAGGAACAATTGAAAAACCctagtattaaaaagaagCCCAAGCCAGTTTTGTTGCCAATTGCCAAACCAGGTacctttaataatattagagATGCTGTTCTAGAGGAAGTACAGAGCTTGAAACCAGACCATGACAGCAGAGTCCAAGCCATTGAAAAATCAGAGAAGTTGCGTGTCAAGGAAAAGGAATATTTAATAAGAGATGAGTTTCAAGATGAACTAGGTAATTTTGTGGAGGCTGGTAATTTGAATAAATCTGGCGGCATTGaggaattggaaaaaatgaGAAGGGAAAAGGATGAACGtaatttgaaatttatGCTTCAAAAGAATGGGTTTTAG